The following coding sequences lie in one Arachis ipaensis cultivar K30076 chromosome B03, Araip1.1, whole genome shotgun sequence genomic window:
- the LOC107629909 gene encoding transcription factor MYB14, whose product MVRTPSCDKSGLRKGTWTPEEDRKLIAYVTRYGSWNWRQLPKFAGLARCGKSCRLRWMNYLRPNLKRGNFTQEEEACIIKLHSKLGNRWSAIAAELPGRTDNEIKNHWHTTLKKRFQTNEEESETATKSKPKETTQISAESNTTTTSPLSPLSSSSEFSSITSWDQSHNNNNKNNMVLEDDDFAFLDGSFWTEPYLAEILYE is encoded by the exons ATGGTTAGAACACCTTCTTGTGACAAGAGTGGATTGAGGAAAGGAACTTGGACTCCTGAGGAAGATAGGAAGTTAATTGCCTATGTTACTAGGTATGGTAGCTGGAATTGGCGCCAATTGCCTAAGTTTGCAG GACTGGCTAGGTGTGGGAAAAGTTGTAGATTGAGGTGGATGAATTACCTAAGGCCTAATCTCAAAAGAGGGAACTTCACTCAAGAGGAAGAAGCTTGCATAATCAAATTGCATTCTAAACTtggaaatag ATGGTCTGCCATTGCTGCGGAACTACCTGGAAGAACTGATAACGAAATCAAGAACCATTGGCACACCACACTCAAGAAGCGCTTCCAAACCAATGAAGAAGAATCCGAAACCGCCACCAAATCCAAACCCAAAGAAACTACTCAGATCTCAGCAGAGAGCAACACTACTACTACTTCACCATTATCACCATTGTCATCTTCAAGTGAATTTTCCTCCATAACTTCCTGGGATCAAAgtcacaataataataataagaacaaTATGGTTCTTGAAGACGACGATTTCGCTTTTCTGGATGGAAGTTTCTGGACAGAACCATATCTTGCTGAAATCTTGTATGAATAA